In Calonectris borealis chromosome 29, bCalBor7.hap1.2, whole genome shotgun sequence, one genomic interval encodes:
- the PBXIP1 gene encoding pre-B-cell leukemia transcription factor-interacting protein 1, which translates to MAEKSDSRDPDSSWVLAGSEGLPVDTVGPEQDSASHGTEDEEPEEEEGTQDTVTAVANGAAAFPGQTQRPEGSGWGDPEERWDAGTRAAPTPDGSAEPGVPDGDEQEEPDAEAEPGPCPDTPKAGPPVDEGSCTSSDDDVEGLRRRQGHEPRPGPPTPAPAPHWGTPDAGAEDGLSMSKYLLGAVALVAVGLLIVSGGIYDPVDGPVESVLSRDVAAGEQESPLPADGNDSQQKPPPSDAGDPQSVQSVSLLLDKLAKENQEIRLMQAELQAHKEELHALLQKSEGEAAAAGAQQQSLAAENARLRAALEREAAALRDAQAELQRLRAVGAPGSPGVGEPVAEQPPGTGAAARGEDAAQRKGARRHGWLGSVRQELAGALERARGPGGLEGLVEELSALEQRLGLELEAEGVESFPGPWKKPFKVEKESKRRKRHGAGGAPHERERREQGKPHGKDPRPPREHKAGKAWGKSSHGPPQRSPRELPPLSRYRAPKGCSGVADCARKEGREVLGAALEPVQKAQFLRLLEGFMGRLGWGGHFGGLAAQLDGAFGADGTFAHDRLRFVDFVDDVEELLEEVARREQGDEEAADGFEEYVLRHYAGDGSAAGKERGRRAARQHGTGG; encoded by the exons ATGGCGGAGAAATCGGACTCCCGGGACCCCGACAGCAGCTGGGTGCTGGCGGGCAGCGAG GGTCTGCCCGTCGACACGGTGGGTCCGGAGCAGGATTCGGCCTCCCACGGGACTGAGGATGaggagccggaggaggaggaaggcacccaGGACACCGTCACAG ccgTGGCCAACGGCGCAGCTGCCTTCCCCGGCCAGACCCAGCGCCCCGAGGGCAGCGGGTGGGGG GACCCAGAGGAGCGTTGGGACGCTGGGACCAGGGCAGCGCCCACCCCGGACGGCTCCGCGGAGCCCGGCGTGCCGGATGGTGACGAGCAGGAGGAGCCCGACGCCGAGGCTGAGCCGGGACCCTGCCCTGACACCCCCAAAGCAG ggccaccaGTGGATGAGGGGAGCTGCACCAGCAGTGACGATGACGTGGAGGGGCTGCGGCGACGGCAGGGGCACGAACCCCGTCCCGGGCCCCCCACTCCCGCGCCTGCCCCGCACTGGGGGACACCGGACGCCGGTGCTGAGGACGGGCTCAGCATGAGCAAGTACCTGCTGGGCGCCGTGGCGCTGGTGGCCGTGGGGCTGCTGATCGTCTCcg gtGGCATCTACGACCCGGTGGATG GCCCCGTGGAGAGCGTGCTGAGCCGGGACGTggcagctggggagcaggagtCGCCGCTGCCCGCCGACGGCAAT gaCTCGCAGCAGAAGCCCCCCCCGTCAGACGCCGGGGACCCCCAGAGCGTGCAGTCCGTGAGCCTCCTCCTGGACAAGCTGGCCAAGGAGAACCAGGAGATCCGGCTCATGCAGGCGGAGCTGCAG gcccacAAGGAAGAGCTGCACGCCCTGCTGCAGAAGAGCGAGGGCgaggcggcagcggccggggcgcagcagcagagcctggccGCGGAGAACGCGCGGCTGCGCGCGGCGCTGGAGCGGGAAGCCGCCGCGCTCCGCGATGCCCAGGCCGAGCTGCAGCGCCTGCGGGCTGTGGGggcaccgggcagccccggggTCGGGGAGCCGGTGGCAGAGCAGCCCCCCGGCACAGGCGCCGCAGCCCGTGGTGAGGACGCGGCACAGCGGAAGGGTGCCCGGCGGCACGGCTGGCTGGGTTCGGTGCGGCAGGAGCTGGCGGGTGCCCTGGAGCGGGCGCGGGGCCCTGGGGGTCTCGAGGGGCTCGTAGAGGAGCTGAGCGCCCTGGAGCAGCGCCTGGGCCTGGAGCTGGAGGCGGAGGGGGTCGAGTCGTTCCCCGGGCCCTGGAAGAAGCCGTTCAAGGTGGAGAAGGAGAGCAAGCGGCGCAAGCGGCACGGCGCCGGGGGGGCCCCCCACGAgcgggagaggagggagcagggcaaaccCCACGGGAaggacccccggcccccccgggagcACAAGGCAGGCAAAGCCTGGGGGAAGTCGTCTCACGGccccccccagcgcagcccccgcgAGCTGCCCCCGCTCAGCCGGTACCGGGCACCCAAGGGCTGCTCGGGGGTGGCCGATTGCGCCCGCAAGGAGGGCcgggaggtgctgggggctgcgctGGAGCCGGTGCAGAAGGCGCAGTTCCTGCGGCTGCTGGAGGGCTTCAtggggcggctgggctggggggggcacttCGGGGGGCTGGCGGCGCAGCTGGACGGCGCCTTCGGGGCCGACGGCACCTTCGCCCACGACCGCCTGCGCTTCGTCGACTTCGTGGATGAcgtggaggagctgctggaggaggtggcgCGGCGGGAGCAGGGCGACGAGGAG
- the PYGO2 gene encoding LOW QUALITY PROTEIN: pygopus homolog 2 (The sequence of the model RefSeq protein was modified relative to this genomic sequence to represent the inferred CDS: deleted 3 bases in 3 codons), whose translation MVRPALPYGRCTWSNPLCFTPPQRAAVGPSRFTPPPPPPQGPCTWFVPLPPKALDLVRPERPRPRQARWWPRPGALIGSARVPVPVGAAVRRAAAGPWRRAGCEAMAAPHAEKLEGGVPAPPPPPGPPHPAGSAAAGGPGRKQGKAGLQMKSPEKKRRKSNTQGPAYSHLSEFAPPPTPMVDHLVASNPFEDDFGAPKVGAAPAPFLGSPVPFGGFRVQGGMSPQVPPGYGGGPQPLRRQPPPFAPGQMGPAFSMAPQNPNYVQPGGMSFPGQPFSQPLGQNFSPPTGQLMQGPVGGFGPMISPTMGQPPRGDMGPGPALNPPGGPAVAQRFSQPGNLFGQSPMQRPGQNMPPLPPTASPFPGADPGFPAGGEEGGKNLNPPPSTFAQEQHSGSPAAVNGAQPGFAPNSAGRGAGTPETNSLPPPPPSKAAGGSGHQPPPGLVYPCGACRNEVNDDQDAILCEASCQKWFHRECTGMTENAYGLLTTEASAVWACDFCLKTKEIQSVYVREGMGQLVAANDG comes from the exons ATGGTTCGTCCCGCTCTCCCCTACGGGCGCTGCACATGGTCCAACCCGCTCTGCTTTACCCCGCCCCAGCGCGCTGCGGTTGGTCCGTCCCgcttcactcccccccccccccccccccaaggaccTTGCACATGGTTCGTCCCGTTGCCCCCGAAAGCGCTGGACTTGGTCCGCCCTgagcgcccccgcccccgccaggcGCGTTGGTGGCCACGCCCCGGG GCGCTGATTGGCTCCGCGCGGGTTCCGGTTCCGGTTGGGGCCGCCGTGcggagg gcggcggcggggccatgGCGCCGCGCCGGCTGTGAG GCCATGGCGGCCCCGCACGCAGAGAAACTGGAGGGAGgcgtcccggccccgccgcccccgccggggcccccGCACCctgcgggcagcgccgccgccggcgggcccggACGGAAGCAGGGGAAGGCAG GGCTGCAGATGAAGAGCCCCGAGAAGAAGCGGCGCAAGTCCAACACGCAG GGCCCCGCCTATTCGCACCTCTCGGAGTTCGCCCCGCCGCCCACCCCCATGGTGGACCACCTGGTGGCCTCCAACCCCTTCGAGGATGACTTCGGGGCCCCCAAggtgggggcggcccccgccccctTCCTGGGCAGCCCCGTGCCCTTCGGCGGCTTCCGCGTCCAGGGGGGGATGTCGCCGCAGGTCCCCCCCGGTTACGgcgggggtccccagcccctgcgGAGGCAGCCCCCTCCCTTCGCCCCCGGGCAGATGGGCCCGGCCTTCAGCATGGCCCCCCAGAACCCCAACTACGTCCAGCCCGGGGGCATGAGCTTCCCCGGGCAGCCCTTCAGCCAGCCCCTCGGACAGAACTTCAGCCCCCCCACGGGGCAGCTCATGCAGGGGCCCGTCGGGGGTTTCGGGCCCATGATCTCCCCCACCAtggggcagcccccccggggggacATGGGCCCCGGGCCGGCCCTCAACCCCCCTGGGGGACCGGCGGTAGCTCAGCGCTTCAGCCAGCCCGGCAACCTCTTTGGACAGTCGCCCATGCAGCGCCCCGGGCAGAacatgccccccctgccccccaccgcCAGCCCTTTCCCCGGGGCTGATCCCGGCTTCCCCGCCGGCGGCGAGGAGGGGGGTAAGAACCTCAACCCCCCTCCCAGCACCTTCGCCCAGGAGCAGCACTCGGGCTCCCCCGCCGCCGTCAACGGGGCGCAGCCCGGCTTCGCCCCCAACAGCGCCGGCCGCGGCGCCGGCACCCCTGAAACCAACAGCCTTCCGCCGCCTCCCCCCAGTAAGGCGGCCGGCGGTTCGGGTCACCAGCCGCCACCGGGGCTGGTGTACCCCTGCGGGGCTTGCCGCAACGAGGTGAACGACGACCAGGACGCCATCTTGTGCGAGGCCTCCTGCCAGAAGTGGTTCCACCGGGAGTGCACGGGGATGACGGAGAACGCCTACGGGCTGCTCACCACCGAGGCCTCCGCCGTCTGGGCCTGCGACTTCTGCCTGAAGACGAAGGAGATCCAGTCGGTCTACGTCCGGGAGGGCATGGGACAGCTGGTGGCCGCCAACGACGGCTga